The following are from one region of the Pseudodesulfovibrio piezophilus C1TLV30 genome:
- the fmt gene encoding methionyl-tRNA formyltransferase — translation MEEFDVSQLRDGEPIPKETIPLKALKIVFMGTPDIAAEILSILLQFDGADVIGAYTQPDRPCGRSRQCVPSAVKKVALENSIPVYQPVNFKEQADIDTLASLEPDVLVVAAYGLILPQAVLDIPTIHPLNVHASLLPQWRGAAPIQRAIENGDVVTGISIMKMEAGLDTGPVMVQRALRIGHNDHAGTIHDELAKLGGICLCEALARLQTGAYTLAPQDDSIATYARKLEKKEGQIDWNRPAQSIHNQIRAMYPWPGAFFDWTNSEGKTIRLHVSPGEIGEKTTPGIDPGTVLGEMNGKLAITTQDKLYLTPEVKPQGKKAMDATAFSCGYIKACK, via the coding sequence ATGGAAGAATTTGATGTGAGCCAGTTGCGAGACGGTGAGCCGATCCCCAAGGAAACAATCCCCTTGAAGGCTCTGAAAATAGTTTTCATGGGAACTCCCGACATTGCCGCTGAAATCCTGAGTATCCTGCTGCAATTTGATGGGGCGGATGTCATTGGGGCGTATACCCAACCGGATCGCCCGTGCGGGCGCAGCCGCCAATGCGTTCCCTCAGCAGTCAAGAAAGTCGCCCTTGAAAACTCCATCCCGGTCTACCAGCCCGTGAATTTCAAGGAACAGGCCGACATTGATACCCTGGCATCCCTTGAACCCGATGTCCTGGTCGTCGCCGCGTATGGCTTGATCCTGCCCCAGGCAGTCCTTGATATCCCGACCATTCATCCGCTCAATGTTCATGCCTCCCTGCTGCCCCAATGGCGCGGTGCCGCACCCATCCAGCGTGCCATCGAAAATGGAGATGTGGTCACCGGTATCTCGATCATGAAGATGGAAGCCGGATTGGATACCGGTCCGGTCATGGTCCAACGCGCTCTGCGTATCGGACATAATGATCATGCCGGAACCATCCATGATGAACTGGCAAAACTCGGTGGAATCTGCCTCTGTGAGGCCTTGGCCCGTCTGCAAACCGGAGCATACACTCTTGCTCCGCAGGATGACTCCATCGCGACCTATGCGCGAAAACTGGAGAAAAAAGAAGGCCAAATAGACTGGAACCGCCCGGCGCAGTCGATTCATAACCAGATTCGCGCCATGTACCCCTGGCCCGGAGCTTTCTTCGACTGGACCAACTCCGAAGGGAAAACCATCAGACTCCACGTTTCTCCCGGTGAGATCGGCGAGAAAACAACCCCCGGTATCGATCCCGGCACCGTCCTCGGTGAAATGAACGGCAAACTCGCCATCACGACACAGGACAAACTCTACCTGACACCCGAAGTCAAACCTCAGGGAAAGAAAGCTATGGACGCCACAGCTTTTTCGTGCGGCTATATAAAGGCCTGCAAATAG
- a CDS encoding glycosyltransferase family 9 protein, producing MNASRPSRFLIFNNGMLGNTLFNMPAAAWLKQNYPGCHVGMVVDSVGKTLILHDPNVDTIHVFNKKKDSLRQQLSLLLELRKTRYNVSFHLRKGVRNELLARLAGIPDRAGFRLKGSPQHLTLKLEEDTSVHRLESRALLMEAMLGRPVKLDRPRLNICTEANAAMTRFIEQAGAVPGNYFVLHPTGNSQNGKDWSLPVYAQAAQRLAEDAPVFIICMPCEEEAVNKAIPSGSHIHYYTGSIANTSELIRNASVFLGNDSGPAHLACAWEVPRLVVYKDDEANYTKWKPIHKTGCTILFAQDFNPETVFQAVMGLKNTQA from the coding sequence ATGAACGCATCCAGGCCTTCACGATTCCTGATCTTCAACAACGGCATGCTCGGCAATACACTATTCAACATGCCGGCAGCCGCATGGCTCAAGCAGAATTATCCGGGATGTCACGTCGGCATGGTGGTTGATAGCGTGGGCAAAACGCTGATTCTCCATGACCCCAACGTGGACACCATTCATGTTTTTAACAAGAAAAAAGACTCTCTTCGCCAGCAGCTATCCTTGTTGCTCGAATTGAGAAAAACCCGATACAATGTTTCCTTCCACCTGCGCAAAGGAGTCCGCAACGAACTGCTGGCCCGGCTTGCGGGAATCCCGGATCGAGCCGGGTTTCGGCTGAAAGGGTCACCCCAGCACCTGACTTTGAAGCTGGAGGAAGACACTTCTGTCCACCGTCTTGAAAGCCGTGCCCTGCTTATGGAAGCAATGCTCGGACGTCCCGTGAAACTCGACCGGCCCAGGCTGAACATCTGTACAGAGGCCAATGCAGCCATGACCCGGTTCATCGAGCAGGCGGGTGCTGTACCGGGAAACTATTTCGTCCTCCACCCCACAGGAAATTCACAGAATGGCAAGGACTGGAGCCTCCCGGTCTATGCTCAGGCTGCCCAACGCCTCGCCGAGGACGCGCCGGTCTTCATCATCTGTATGCCGTGTGAAGAAGAGGCCGTGAACAAGGCCATCCCATCCGGTTCCCATATCCATTATTATACAGGCAGCATCGCCAACACCAGCGAGCTTATCCGCAATGCTTCGGTTTTCCTCGGAAACGATTCTGGGCCAGCCCACCTGGCCTGCGCTTGGGAAGTTCCCCGCCTGGTGGTATACAAGGATGACGAGGCCAATTACACAAAGTGGAAACCGATTCATAAAACAGGGTGCACTATCCTGTTTGCACAAGATTTCAACCCTGAAACCGTCTTCCAGGCTGTCATGGGCCTGAAGAACACCCAAGCATGA